The following are encoded together in the Pseudomonas sp. IB20 genome:
- the rarD gene encoding EamA family transporter RarD codes for MSKGVVVSVLASVLFAVMYYFTSLLTPLSGLEIFGWRMLLTVPCMTVFMIVSGEWRRVLELVRVLAAKPRLIGGVLLSSALLGVQLWLFMWAPLNGRSLDVSVGYFLLPLTMVLTGRLVYGERLSRLQQIAVVFAALGVLNELYQSGGFSWATLVVIIGYPIYFVVRKYLSTDHLGGLWLDMALMLPVAWWFVQHGEQGFAVMDLHPKLYVLIPMLGLISASALVSYILASRLLPFSLFGLLSYVEPVLLLAVALILGEGIKGGQWLTYIPIWLAVTVLVFEGFKHLVRQRKA; via the coding sequence GTGTCTAAAGGTGTTGTGGTATCAGTCTTAGCCTCGGTGTTATTTGCCGTGATGTATTACTTCACCTCGCTGCTCACGCCATTGAGCGGCCTGGAGATTTTCGGCTGGCGCATGCTGCTGACGGTGCCGTGCATGACGGTATTCATGATTGTCAGCGGCGAATGGCGACGGGTGCTGGAACTGGTGCGAGTGTTGGCGGCAAAGCCACGGTTGATCGGCGGTGTGTTGTTGTCATCGGCCTTGCTCGGCGTGCAGCTGTGGCTGTTTATGTGGGCACCGCTGAATGGGCGCAGCCTGGATGTCTCGGTGGGCTATTTCCTGCTGCCACTGACCATGGTGCTCACCGGGCGCCTGGTGTACGGCGAGCGTTTGTCGCGCCTGCAGCAGATCGCGGTGGTGTTTGCTGCGCTCGGCGTACTTAACGAGCTGTATCAGTCCGGTGGTTTTTCCTGGGCGACACTGGTGGTGATCATCGGTTACCCGATCTACTTCGTGGTGCGCAAATACCTGAGCACCGATCACTTGGGCGGCCTGTGGCTGGATATGGCGCTGATGCTGCCGGTGGCCTGGTGGTTTGTGCAGCACGGCGAACAAGGCTTTGCCGTGATGGATCTGCATCCGAAGTTGTATGTGTTGATTCCGATGCTGGGGCTCATCAGTGCCTCGGCGCTGGTGAGCTATATCCTTGCCAGCCGCTTGCTGCCCTTCAGCCTGTTCGGGCTGCTCAGCTATGTGGAACCGGTCCTGCTGCTCGCGGTGGCGTTGATATTGGGAGAAGGCATCAAGGGCGGCCAATGGCTGACCTACATCCCGATCTGGCTGGCGGTGACAGTGCTGGTGTTTGAGGGCTTCAAGCACTTGGTGCGCCAGCGCAAAGCTTGA
- the hppD gene encoding 4-hydroxyphenylpyruvate dioxygenase, translated as MADQYENPMGLMGFEFIEFASPTPGTLEPIFEIMGFTKVASHRSKNVHLYRQGEINLILNNQPDSLASYFAAEHGPSVCGMAFRVKDSQQAYSRALELGAQPIHIETGPMELNLPAIKGIGGAPLYLIDRFGEGSSIYDIDFVYLEGVDRNPVGAGLKVIDHLTHNVYRGRMVYWANFYEKLFNFREARYFDIKGEYTGLTSKAMSAPDGMIRIPLNEESSKGAGQIEEFLMQFNGEGIQHVAFLTEDLVKTWDALKKIGMRFMTAPPETYYEMLEGRLPNHGEPVDQLQARGILLDGSSIEGDKRLLLQIFSETLMGPVFFEFIQRKGDDGFGEGNFKALFESIERDQVRRGVLTAD; from the coding sequence ATGGCAGACCAATACGAAAACCCAATGGGCCTGATGGGCTTTGAATTTATCGAATTCGCATCGCCAACCCCAGGCACCCTGGAGCCGATCTTCGAGATCATGGGCTTTACCAAAGTTGCGTCCCACCGCTCCAAAAACGTGCACCTGTATCGCCAGGGCGAGATCAACCTGATCCTCAACAACCAGCCCGACAGCCTCGCGTCGTACTTTGCGGCCGAACACGGCCCGTCGGTCTGTGGCATGGCATTCCGCGTCAAAGACTCGCAGCAGGCCTACAGCCGCGCCCTGGAACTGGGCGCACAGCCGATCCATATCGAAACCGGCCCGATGGAGCTGAACCTGCCGGCCATTAAAGGCATCGGCGGTGCGCCGCTGTACTTGATCGACCGTTTCGGTGAAGGCAGCTCGATCTATGACATCGACTTCGTCTACCTCGAAGGCGTAGACCGCAACCCCGTCGGCGCCGGCCTCAAAGTCATCGACCACCTGACCCACAACGTGTATCGCGGGCGCATGGTCTACTGGGCGAACTTCTACGAGAAGCTGTTCAACTTCCGTGAAGCGCGCTACTTCGATATCAAGGGTGAATACACCGGTCTGACCTCCAAGGCCATGAGCGCTCCGGACGGCATGATCCGCATCCCGCTGAACGAAGAGTCGTCGAAAGGCGCAGGCCAGATCGAAGAGTTCTTGATGCAATTCAACGGCGAGGGCATCCAGCACGTGGCTTTCCTCACCGAAGACCTGGTCAAGACCTGGGACGCGCTGAAGAAGATCGGCATGCGCTTCATGACCGCGCCGCCGGAAACCTACTACGAAATGCTCGAAGGCCGCCTGCCGAACCACGGCGAACCGGTGGACCAACTGCAAGCACGCGGCATTCTGCTCGACGGTTCGTCGATTGAAGGCGACAAGCGCCTGCTGCTACAGATCTTCTCGGAAACCCTGATGGGCCCGGTGTTCTTCGAATTCATTCAGCGCAAAGGCGATGATGGCTTTGGTGAGGGCAACTTTAAGGCACTGTTCGAATCGATCGAGCGTGACCAGGTGCGTCGTGGTGTATTGACCGCCGACTAA